In Kiloniellales bacterium, the DNA window CGTTTGGCGCGTAGCACTTCCAGAATAGTTGTCTTCGCTTACGGAATGTTACAATATGTAACTGAAGGTAGCGTCTGGGCCGCCAAAGACACGTTTTTTTCGAGTTTCGGCGCGGAGTTTTCATGACCGACAGGACCGTCGTGCTGGTCGTCGAGGACGAGGAGGCGATCAGAGAGCTGGTCGCGACCTACCTGGAGCAAGAGGGCTTCGCCGTGCTGGCCGCGCCCGACGGCACCTCGATGCGGAGCACCCTGGCCGAGAACAGCGTCGACCTGATCGTGCTCGACGTGCGCCTGCCCGACGAGGACGGCTTCGACCTGGTCCGCGAGTTAAGGCGCACCCGCGACACACCGGTCATCCTGCTGACCGGCAAGGCCGCGCCGGTCGACCGGATCGTCGGGCTCGAGCTCGGCGCCGACGACTACCTGGCGAAGCCCTTCGAGTTGCGCGAGCTGCTGGCCCGGATCCGGAGCGTGCTGCGGCGCACCCTGGGCTCGGCCGCCCAGGCGGCGCCCGGCTCCGGCCCCGGTCACGAGGAGATCAGGGTGCGGGTGTTCTCCGGCTGGGCGCTGGATCCGGTGCGCCGGCGCCTCTTCTCGCCGGAGGGCGCCGAGGTCGAGTTGACCGGGGCCGAGTTCGAGCTGCTGAGGGAACTGGTCGAGAACGCCCAGCAGCCGATCAGCCGCAACCAGTTGCTCAACGCCGCCCAGTCGCGGGATTGGGAGCCCCACGACCGCAGCATCGACGTCTCGATCAGCCGCCTGCGCAAGAAGCTGGAGAGCGACCCGGGCAACCCGACTCTGATCAAGACGATCCGCAACGTCGGCTACATCCTGGCCAGCGAGGTGACCGACCAGACCCTGAAGGGAACCGGCTGACGCCGGGAAACGCGTGCGGTCAGGCCTCGACGCCCCAGGCGGTCCAGTAGGGCCGCGCGGCCGCGCCGGCGCCCGCCGGATCGGCCGCCAGGAAGGCACGCAGTTTCTCCCGCTTCTCGGGCAGCGCGTCGGGCGGGTCGTCGGCCGCGTCGTGGTAGATGAAGGGGAGGTCGCTGTCCGCCGCCAGGGCCAGGCAGGCGAACATGCCGGCGCAGGAGGAGAACAGCGGCCGGATCTCCTCCTCGGTGTCGGTCAGGTCGTGATCCCAGAAAACCACCGGGCAATCGCCGTCCTCGCGGCGCCGCCGCGTGTCGAAGCAGGCCGGGCCGGCGTCCATCAGGCTCTCGTGGCCGAAGGGAAGGAGACCGCGCCCGAGGACCCGCGCCGGGTCCCACTCCTCGAAATAGAGCGCGCGCAGGCGCTCGCGCCAATCGTTGCAGGGATGCGACTCGAAGCGCAGGCCGACCTCGGTCAGCCAGAGGAAGTGGCGGTACTTGAGGAAGTCGCGGTAGAGCGGCGGATAGGCGAGGCCGGTCTCCCGTTCCAGGCGGTCCAGGTCGCCGTCGGTGACCGTGCTGGGCACCGCCTTCCAGCCGCTCCAGACGTCCCGCGGCTCGATCGAGGGGTCCCGCATGGCGGCCGGCACCGCGCCCGGCACGCGCAGCAGATCGAAGCGCCGCAGCTGCGCGAGGGCCTTGTCGACGTAGATCTCGGCGGAAGACACCGCGGGGCCGCCCCCTTGTGCCAAAGGATGGACGTCCAGACTCCCATGGAACCCATCAAGAGAGCGTTAGCGGCACGCGGGTCCCGGGCGGGCGCAGCGCCGCCGGATCGGACCATGACCTGACGGAACCGCTTCCCGTTTCCGGCAAACCCCGGATCTGCTCGCTATTGTTTGTTCGAGCAGATTCACCGGGCTTGTCGGATCGCCCCTGGCGATTCCGTCAAACCCGGATCTGCTCGATGTTGCTTGTTCGAGCAGATTCGCCGGGCTTGTCGGATCGCCCCTGGCGATTCCGTCAAACCCGGATCTGCTCTGGGCCGCTCAGGCGGCCCGTCTGCGCCGTCGCGGTGCTTGCGCGTCCCTGGCCGTGGCCCCGCCGGCGCTGGAGCGCTTGGCCTTGACCTTCGGCTTGTTGCCCGGCTTCGCCTCCGTCTTGCCGGCCGGATTGCCGTTCGGCGTATCGCCGGGCCTCGCCCTCGGCCGTCCCTTACCGGCGCCGCCGCGAAAACGCCCGTTCGGCCTGCCGGCGCCGCCGGGCTTGCCGCCCTGGCCTCGGCTCTCCTGCGCGCCCTGCCCGCCGGCGACCCGGGCGGGCTCTTCGCCGACCACCGCCAAGCGCATGCGGATCAGACGCTCGATGTCCCGCAGATAGCCGCGCTCCGCCGGGTCGCAGAACGAGAGGGCCGCGCCGCCGGCCCCGGCCCTGGCGGTCCGGCCGATGCGGTGGACGTAGCTCTCGGGCTCGTTCGGCAGCTCGTAGTTGATCACGTGGGTGATGCCCTCGACGTCGATCCCCCGGGCCGCGATGTCGGTCGCCACCAGGACTCGAACACGGCCCGCTCGAAACCGCTCGAGCGCTCGCTGGCGGGCGTTCTGCGACTTGTTGCCGTGGATCGCCTCGGCGGCGATGGCGAGCCGCTCCAGCTTCTGGGCGACCCGGTTGGCGCGGTGCTTGGTGCGGGCGAAGACGATCACCCGCCGGAGCGCCCGGTCGGCCAGGAGGTCGGCCAGCAGGGCCGTCTTGTCGCCGGCCGCGACGTGATAGACGCTCTGGGCGATGCGCTCGATCGGCGTCGCCTGGGGCGCCACCTCGACGCGGACCGGCCGGCGCAGCATCTCGCCCGCGAGGCGCCCGATCTCGCCCGGCATGGTGGCCGAGAACAGCAGGGACTGGCGCGCCTCGGGCAGCACCGCGACGATCTTCCGGACGTCGCGGACGAAGCCCATGTCGAGCATCCGGTCGGCCTCGTCGAGCACGAAGCACTCGACCGCCGCCAGCCCGAGCCGGCCCTGGCCCAGGAGGTCGAGCAGGCGGCCCGGGGTGGCGATCACGATATCGACGCCCTGCGACAGGGCCTGGACCTGGGGCTTCTGGTTGACCCCGCCGAAGATCACCGCCTGGCGCAGCGGCAGGTCCCGGCCGTAGGCCTGGAAAGCCTCGCCGATCTGGATCGCCAGCTCGCGGGTCGGCGCCAGAACCAGCGCGCGCGGGCAGTTTCGGGGTGTGTTGCGGCGGTTCTCGGAGAGCCGCTGAAGGATCGGCAGCGCGAAGGCCGCCGTCTTGCCGGTGCCGGTCTGGGCGATGCCCAAGAGGTCCCGGCCGGCGAGAAGCTCGGGGATGGCCCGCACCTGGATCGGCGTCGGGCTCTGGTACTTGCGCGCCTTCAGGGCGCGCTGGATCGGATCGGCCAGGCCGAAGTCCGCAAAACTGGGTACTTTCACTGAGAATTCCTTACACGGCCGGCCAGGCGGCCCTCTCGGCG includes these proteins:
- a CDS encoding response regulator transcription factor, yielding MTDRTVVLVVEDEEAIRELVATYLEQEGFAVLAAPDGTSMRSTLAENSVDLIVLDVRLPDEDGFDLVRELRRTRDTPVILLTGKAAPVDRIVGLELGADDYLAKPFELRELLARIRSVLRRTLGSAAQAAPGSGPGHEEIRVRVFSGWALDPVRRRLFSPEGAEVELTGAEFELLRELVENAQQPISRNQLLNAAQSRDWEPHDRSIDVSISRLRKKLESDPGNPTLIKTIRNVGYILASEVTDQTLKGTG
- a CDS encoding SMI1/KNR4 family protein → MSSAEIYVDKALAQLRRFDLLRVPGAVPAAMRDPSIEPRDVWSGWKAVPSTVTDGDLDRLERETGLAYPPLYRDFLKYRHFLWLTEVGLRFESHPCNDWRERLRALYFEEWDPARVLGRGLLPFGHESLMDAGPACFDTRRRREDGDCPVVFWDHDLTDTEEEIRPLFSSCAGMFACLALAADSDLPFIYHDAADDPPDALPEKREKLRAFLAADPAGAGAAARPYWTAWGVEA
- a CDS encoding DEAD/DEAH box helicase is translated as MKVPSFADFGLADPIQRALKARKYQSPTPIQVRAIPELLAGRDLLGIAQTGTGKTAAFALPILQRLSENRRNTPRNCPRALVLAPTRELAIQIGEAFQAYGRDLPLRQAVIFGGVNQKPQVQALSQGVDIVIATPGRLLDLLGQGRLGLAAVECFVLDEADRMLDMGFVRDVRKIVAVLPEARQSLLFSATMPGEIGRLAGEMLRRPVRVEVAPQATPIERIAQSVYHVAAGDKTALLADLLADRALRRVIVFARTKHRANRVAQKLERLAIAAEAIHGNKSQNARQRALERFRAGRVRVLVATDIAARGIDVEGITHVINYELPNEPESYVHRIGRTARAGAGGAALSFCDPAERGYLRDIERLIRMRLAVVGEEPARVAGGQGAQESRGQGGKPGGAGRPNGRFRGGAGKGRPRARPGDTPNGNPAGKTEAKPGNKPKVKAKRSSAGGATARDAQAPRRRRRAA